TCTGTATCAGTTCGTTATAGGCGCCGTCCAGGTGCTTGCGGGTTTTCGTTGATTTCTCGTCCTTACCGGTATATTTCTCGGCCGCATTCTTTATCGGCTCCAGGGCCGACTTATCGCCGATATCCTTCAGGGTCCGGGCGGTAACAACCTGGACATCCGGGTCAGATGAACTCTCCAGTAGTTCGATTAGGCGCGGGACAACTTTCTTACCCATTCGCCCTAAGATTGTGCTCCCCTGAAATCTAAGCATCGGGTTTTCGGACTGGACCAGACAATCATTGATAAGTGGTTCCACTGCAGAATCACCCAACTTAAGCAGGCAATTCTGGGCGGATTCGCACGCGGTCGCGTGTTGGTCTTTGAGCATTTCTATCAGGTCAGGGATGGCCTTTGACTTAATCAGCACGGTAAGTCCTTCGGCCGCTCTGGCGCGAACGTCTGCATCCTTATCCTTCAGCGCTTTTTTTAGGGGGCTTTCAGCGGATTTATCACCTATCTCTCCTAATGCCAGGCAACAATAGGCGCGAACCATATTATCCGAATCATTTTCCAGGTGGCGCAGAAGCTGGTCCACGGCCTTATCGCCCTTCTTTACCAACATGCGCATATAAGAGTCCCGGGTGGGAGGTTTCTGGTCCTTGCCCATGGTATTGATATAACGCTCAATCTTTTGCGACTCGCTCTCGCCGCAACCGCATAACATCCCGACGGTACCGGCAATGCCTAATACCAACCCGGCTAGTACATTATTTTTCTTTGTCATATATTCCTCCTATCTTTGAGCCGTCAGAGGTTGTTTAGGATGCGGCTCTTGATTTTATCGTGGTTATTTATTGCCAGACACTATATTCTTTATATGATAATTGTCAATACTTAAAGGAGATAAAATATGCCTAAAAAAATATCCGCTTGCATAACGCCATCAGACAGTTTCCTATCCAAGCAAACGCTGCTGATTCTTTCCCCGCACGCGGACGATGAGGCCTACGGCTGCGCCGGCACCATCGCCAAAATCAAGTCCCTGGGCGGCAAGGTCTATATTATGGTATTCTCCATCGCCGACCTGTGGCAATACACCAGGAAATACACTTTGGTTAAAAAAGAAACTCGTTATAGCGAATTCGCCCGGACCGCTGAATTTCTCAAGGTGGACGGCTATGACATCATTTTCAAGGAAAGCGATAAACACCTCCGGCTGGACGCCATTCCGCGCCGGGATTTGGTATCCATTATTGAACGTGACAGCAAGGTGGCGTTGGATAAAATCAAACCGACCATGGTGGCCCTGCCGGCGGTTTCATACAATCAGGACCATAGCGCGATTTTCCAGGCCGGCTTCACGGCCTGCCGGCCCAGAGGCGTGGAAGACGCCCTTAATTTCCCCCGCATGGTGTTGGCTTATGATAACCCGACACTTTTCTGGAATGTGGAATACGAGAAATTCCATCCTAATTTCTACGTGGACATCTCAAAATACTGGACCACCAAAATCAAGGCGATGTCGTTCCACAAATCACAGTTAAAACCCCGCCTGCACCACGGCAGTCTGGAAAGCTTGGAGCATCTGGTCAAACTGCGCGGCAAGGAGATTTCAGTCGAAGCCGCCGAGGCGTTTATGTGCTACAGGTTCGTCTGCTAAACGCAAAGCAGCTACGAACACTGCAGTGACCGCGAAGCGAATCCCACGAGGGATAATTATTATGATTAAACACTCTTGCCCAACTATTGGTCAGACGGAAGCAAGGTCGCTAAATGCCGTCCTGAAAACCAGGCATCTGGCCCAAGGCCCGATGGTTCACGGGTTTGAGGATGCGCTAGTCAGGTATCTCAAAAACAAGAATCTAAAAGCGGTGGCGGTCAACTCCGGTTCCAGCGCTCTGCATCTGGCTTTACTCTCATTAGGCATATCCGCCAAAGACGAAGTAATCATTCCCAGTTACATATGTTCGGCCGTATTAAATACGATCAATTATACCGGTGCCAAACCGGTGCTGGCGGATATTAATGAAAACAATTTCGACCTCAGTATTGACTCGGTCAAAAGAAAGATAACCAGGCGCACTAAAGCGATTATCGTAGCGCACCAATTCGGATTCCCGGCTGAGATAGATAAATTCCTCTCCTTAGGCGTACCGATCATCGAGGACTGCGCCCAGAGCATCGGGGCTGCCTGTCATAATAAACAAATGGGCACGTTCGGCCAGTTATCCGTCTTCTCGTTCTACGCCACCAAGATGCTCTGCACTGGCTACGGCGGCATGGTCGTATCCGGAAATAAAAAACTCATAAATAAAGTGCGCGACCTGATTGACTATGATAACCGGAACGATTATATTCCCAGATACAACTACCAGATGTCTGACCTGTCAGCCTCGCTTGGGCTGGCCCAGCTGGGACAACTGAACCGGTTTATCAGCCGGCGCCGTAAAATCGCCTCGCGCTACACCCGGGACCTATCATTGCTTCACCTCTCATCTCTAATTTTACCGGCCGGGCAATCTGATACGGCCCCGGTTTTCTTCCGCTATGTCATCAGGCATCCGAGGGCGGATAAAATTATCATGGCCCTTCACTACGCCGGCATCGAGGCCAAAAAACCGGTCTACCGGCCGCTGCACCAGTATTTCGGGTTCAGTCCCAAGGATTTCCCGAACGCCGAACAGGCCCATCGCAGCGCCATCTCGCTTCCCATCTATCCTTCCTTGACAGACCATCAGGTAAATTATATTATAGATAATCTCGTTAAAATATTGAAAAGGTTATAGGAATTTGTATATTGGCATCCTCAATCGGCTGATGAAACCGGTTTAATTACTTTAGTCAGGAGAAATCGCTAATGAAATACGCTGTTATCAGAATGGGTTCGAAACAATTCCAAATGGAAGAAGGCAAAACCGTCCTGGTTGACCTGCAAAAGACCGAACCGGGCAAGGAGATAACCTTCCCCGAGGTGGTTCTTTACGTGGACGGCGACAACATCAAAGTCGGTTCGCCCCTGGTCAAGGGCGCCAAGGTGGTCGGTCAGGCCGGCGAGATGGTCAAGGACAAAAAGGTATTCACCGGCAAACACCGCAGGCGCGAGGGCTACAAACGCACCTACGGACACCGCACTAAATATACACCCGTAAAGGTTACCCAGATCGTGGCCGGATAGTTCGGCGTCGTGTGTCTTGCGTGATGCGTTGGGAATCTAACGTAAGACGCAGAACGCTTAAGGTAAACTCATGACGCATAACGCAAGACGCTTAACGCAACTTGTCATTGTTTTAATATTTGTTTCACTCATCCCCTATCTTGCCTTTTCCAAGACAGCCGCAAAACAAAGTGAAACCCGGAAGGAGTCCGGGGCTAAAAGCAAGCCGCAGCCTTCGCCGACCCCGCCGCCGGTTGTGGTGTCTGCCAATCCATTCCACCACGTGGCCGGTTCCATCCATCTCCAGACGCCAGTCAGCGGCGGGAAACGTGATTTTAATGAATACATCAAATTAGCCCGGCAGAATGACATCGGCATCCTGGCCGTGACCGACCACGACACCCAGAAATACCAATACGGGCTCTGGCCTCTGCGCGGACTGATTAAGAAAACCGTGGACGAGCCGTCTGTCTTCAAATACGGCATTGATAACTATTTCAAGCTCATCCAGTCCGCCTCAACCACAACCAGTGACATCATCCTGATTGACGGAGTGGAATCAATGCCGTTCTATTACTGGAGCGGCAGTTATTTCCGGGACACGCTGGCCCTCAATGACCGGGGCCGGCATATGCTGGTCATCGGGATGAACGACGTCAACGCCTATAAGGAACTGCCGCTGATCGGCAATGGCAAATCGCGTTTCAACCAGTATGATGGTCCCCAGGGCTATGCGCCCTACCAGGACCTGATTGACTATGTCAATTCCAAGGGTGGCCTGACCTTCTGGGCGCACCCGGAAGCCAAGGAATCCAAGTCCATCAACAAGATTATCGTCAACACCCTGGCCTATCCGGAATGCGTCAAGGCCACCACTGACTACACCGGTTTCGGGGTATTCTGGGAGGGCTACCAGAAAATCGGACTGCCCAACGGCGCCTGGGACGAGGTGTTAAAGGAATATGCGGACGGCCGGCGCGCCAAACCGGCCTGGGCCATCGGGGAAACTGACGACTACGGCGACAAGGACATCTCGCGCCTGCTGACCGTCTTTATGCTCAAGGAAAAATCGTATAAGTCAGCCATTGACGCCTTGAAGACCGGCCAGACCTACACGGTCCTGAAAGCCGCGGACCTGCCGCCCCTGATGCTGGATGATTTCTGCATCTACAACACGGCCCAGCCCAATATCGCCTATTCCGGAGATGAACTGGTTGTTTCCTCAACCCCGACCATCAGGATAAAAGTGTCGTTCAAGAATGGTAGCGTCCGGACTGAAAAATCACCGAAGATTAAGGCCACCCTGAAGGTTATCAGGCAGGGGCAGGTGATTAAGGAAATCAACCAGGCGCTTCCGCTAACCCTGAATTTTAAGGATGAATATAAGCCCAAATCGGGCGAACGCATCTATTACCGGCTGGAGGCCATAGACGAAAAGAACGGCCGGCTCATCTCCAATCCGATATTTGTAAAGTTTCAGTAACCTATTCACCGCAAAGTAAATTACTTCTTCTCCAGTATCACCACGGCCATGGCATAATCCCTGGTATGGGTGAGCGAAAGATGGGTGTGTTTTGCGCCTAATTGTTTGGCAATCTTCTGCGCCTTACCGGACAGCCGAAGAGTAACGGTTTTGGGATGCCGGATGCCGGATGCCGGATGCCGGATAATTTCAATTTCAGTCCATTTCGGGCTTTGCCTGGTCCCCCAACCCGTGCCGATGGCTTTCAAGAACGCCTCTTTGGCGGCAAAACGGGCGGCAAAGGATTCGGCTTGATTCTTTTTGCTCCGGCAGTATTTTATTTCCTGCGCCGTAAAGATACGCCCAAGATTCGGCTTGTTTAATAACGCCTTGACGCGCCGGACTTCAATCAGATCTATGCCTATGCCGATAATCATAAATATTGTCACGAAGATACAGAGTTACACACCCCTAAACCCACACACCAATGTATTGGTGTGCAGGGTAAATCCCCTCTTATTAGAGGGGACTTTCTTTGTGACCTTTGCGCTCTTTGTGGTTAAAAGGTGTTATTTCAGGCCCAGCAGTTCCACCTCAAATACCAGGGTGGCATTGGGCGGAATGACATTTCCGGCGCCCCGGGCGCCATAACCCAAATCAGACGGTATAATAAGCTTACGCTTGCCCCCGATCTTCATGCCGGCTACGCCTTCATCCCAGCCCCGGATGACCCGGCCCATCCCAAGCGGGAATTCAAACGGCTGGCCCCGGTCCTTGGAGGAATCGAACTTTGTCCCGTTGGTCAGCCAGCCGGTATAATGCACCGAGACGTTCATTCCGGACTTGGCCTCGGCCCCGGCGCCGACTACCTGGTCAACATATTTCAGGCCGCTGGCAGTGGTGATTTCCCCTCCGGCTGGTGCTTGTGGTTGCGTTGGATTCATGGTAGATCGCTCCTCTCTTTTTTTCTCTAATTCTTTTTTAGTATTTTCTAATTCTGTTTTGGTTTGCACTAAATCAGTCTTGACCTTTTCCTGTTCGGTCTTAACCTGAACTAATTCCGACCTGGTCTTTTCCAGCTCCGTTTTAATCTGCACCAACTCCGTTTTGACCTTTTCCTGTTCTGTTTTAATCTGCACCAGTTCCGCCTTTCCCGCGCACCCGGATATAAATAATACCGTCCCGGCTACAAAAGTCATGAAAAATTTTAATCTCTTCATACTTCTTCCTCCTCTGATAAAATTCTATTAAGTTTGACAGTGAAAGTCAAAATAATTATATAAATGTTTTACACACCCCGGTTCCGCATTAACGGGACCTGCCCCTCTTGATAGAGGGGAATATGGTAGCGTGCAAGGAGATTGAATATGAACTTCAGTGAATATCATTCGCATAAGTGGTCCAAGAACTTATCCGAGGTGAAACGCCAGGCAAAGGAAATCAACGAGACCAATGATATCGCCAAAGCAAAGGAGAAACTGACGCTTCTCTATAACGGCGATTTCAGCCGCCCCGATAAAATATTCCCGGGCCTGAAGGTCATGGCCGTGTTCTGGAAGGCCGAAGAGGAAATGATGCGCTGCCGGTTCGAAGCCAAGGAAAGAGCGGCGCAGGGCCTCCATTTAACCGATACTGATGAATTCAGGAACAACCTCAAAAATGTCTGGCTCAAGTACACCGATGACATTACGGAACTGGTTAAAAAGAACTCCTTGCTGGATGACAAGCAGGCTGGGCCTATCATCAAAAAGTATCCGCCCCAAATGGGCGCCAACTGGAGCGATGTCCTCAAAGACCTGATGAGCCAGACCGAAGAGGCCGCGAAGAAAGGTGAAATGCCCGACACCCTGACCGATAACTGGCTGGCCTTCTGCCTGGACGGCATCCTGGCCTATAATTTCGGACTGGCCCGCCAGGCCGTGCTCTC
The genomic region above belongs to Planctomycetota bacterium and contains:
- a CDS encoding HEAT repeat domain-containing protein; translated protein: MTKKNNVLAGLVLGIAGTVGMLCGCGESESQKIERYINTMGKDQKPPTRDSYMRMLVKKGDKAVDQLLRHLENDSDNMVRAYCCLALGEIGDKSAESPLKKALKDKDADVRARAAEGLTVLIKSKAIPDLIEMLKDQHATACESAQNCLLKLGDSAVEPLINDCLVQSENPMLRFQGSTILGRMGKKVVPRLIELLESSSDPDVQVVTARTLKDIGDKSALEPIKNAAEKYTGKDEKSTKTRKHLDGAYNELIQK
- a CDS encoding PIG-L family deacetylase, which encodes MPKKISACITPSDSFLSKQTLLILSPHADDEAYGCAGTIAKIKSLGGKVYIMVFSIADLWQYTRKYTLVKKETRYSEFARTAEFLKVDGYDIIFKESDKHLRLDAIPRRDLVSIIERDSKVALDKIKPTMVALPAVSYNQDHSAIFQAGFTACRPRGVEDALNFPRMVLAYDNPTLFWNVEYEKFHPNFYVDISKYWTTKIKAMSFHKSQLKPRLHHGSLESLEHLVKLRGKEISVEAAEAFMCYRFVC
- a CDS encoding DegT/DnrJ/EryC1/StrS family aminotransferase — protein: MIKHSCPTIGQTEARSLNAVLKTRHLAQGPMVHGFEDALVRYLKNKNLKAVAVNSGSSALHLALLSLGISAKDEVIIPSYICSAVLNTINYTGAKPVLADINENNFDLSIDSVKRKITRRTKAIIVAHQFGFPAEIDKFLSLGVPIIEDCAQSIGAACHNKQMGTFGQLSVFSFYATKMLCTGYGGMVVSGNKKLINKVRDLIDYDNRNDYIPRYNYQMSDLSASLGLAQLGQLNRFISRRRKIASRYTRDLSLLHLSSLILPAGQSDTAPVFFRYVIRHPRADKIIMALHYAGIEAKKPVYRPLHQYFGFSPKDFPNAEQAHRSAISLPIYPSLTDHQVNYIIDNLVKILKRL
- the rplU gene encoding 50S ribosomal protein L21 — its product is MKYAVIRMGSKQFQMEEGKTVLVDLQKTEPGKEITFPEVVLYVDGDNIKVGSPLVKGAKVVGQAGEMVKDKKVFTGKHRRREGYKRTYGHRTKYTPVKVTQIVAG
- the acpS gene encoding holo-ACP synthase — translated: MIIGIGIDLIEVRRVKALLNKPNLGRIFTAQEIKYCRSKKNQAESFAARFAAKEAFLKAIGTGWGTRQSPKWTEIEIIRHPASGIRHPKTVTLRLSGKAQKIAKQLGAKHTHLSLTHTRDYAMAVVILEKK
- a CDS encoding FKBP-type peptidyl-prolyl cis-trans isomerase, with translation MNPTQPQAPAGGEITTASGLKYVDQVVGAGAEAKSGMNVSVHYTGWLTNGTKFDSSKDRGQPFEFPLGMGRVIRGWDEGVAGMKIGGKRKLIIPSDLGYGARGAGNVIPPNATLVFEVELLGLK